TAGTATTCAGACGTGCCTTATTTAGTCACACAACACGCTCTGCAGGTGTGGCTACATTATGTTCTCTGAATAAAtgtatgaataaaaaaaaaacagccttTAAGCATGAAATTATGGAAACGATGGTTTGATTCAGTCCTGCAGTTTTGTTGAAGCTCATTCAGCAACACACGACGCAGCGCTGTCGGTTACTggcttgttattcccatttatcagtcgctgacttgttattcccatttatcagttactgacttgttattcccatttcatcagttactgacttgttattcccatttactgacttgttattcccatttactgacttgttattcccatttactgacttgttattcccatttatcagttactgacttgttattcccatttatcagttactgacttgttattcccatttcatcagttactgacttgttattcccatttactgacttgttattcccatttactgacttgttattcccatttactgacttgttattcccatttatcagttactgacttgttattcccactcCCTATCACTCACCGCTGTCATCAAATGGACTCAAACGAGCCACAAGTTCTGACATCATGAAACCCAAATACAGCGATGAGTTTCTTTCATACAACCTTCTAACGAGCAGCGCCCACAATGTGTTGTGGAAGAGCCTTTAGTAACGAGTCTCTCATAACGGAACAAATGAAATAaaacagcaacgacctggggaatagttacaggggagaggaggggggatgaatgagccaatcggaagctggggatgattaggtggccctgatggtatgagggccagattgggaatttagccaggacaccggggttaacacccctactattacgataagcaccatgggatctttaatgacctcagagagtcaggacacccgtttaacgtcccatccgaaagacagcaccctacacagggcagtgtccccaatcactgccctggggcattgggatattttttagaccagaggaaagggtgcctcctactggccctccaacaccacctggtctcccatccagggactgaccaggaccaaccctgcttagcttcagaagcaagccagcagtgggattgcagggtggtctgctgctggttaaagccagcggtgggatgcagggtggtctgctgctggttaaagccagcggtgggatgcagggtggtccgctgctggttaaagccagcggtggggtgcagggtggtccgctgctggttaaagccagcggtggATGCAGGGTGTCcgctgctggttaaagccagcggtggggtgcagggtggtccgctgctggttaaagccagcggtgggatgcagggtggtccgctgctggttaaagccagcgtgGGTGTGCAGGTGGTCcgctgctggttaaagccagcggtggggATGCAGGGTGGTCCGCTGCcggttaaagccagcggtggggtgcagggtggtcCGCTGCcggttaaagccagcggtggggtgcagggtggtaGGCTGCcggttaaagccagcggtggggtgcagggtggtaGGCTGCcggttaaagccagcggtggggtgcagggtggtcCGCTGcggttaaagccagcggtggggtgcagggtggtcCGCTGCcggttaaagccagcggtggggtgcagggtggtaGGCTGCcggttaaagccagcggtggggtgcagggtggtcCGCTGCcggttaaagccagcggtggggtgcagggtggtcCGCTGCcggttaaagccagcggtggggtgcagggtggtaGGCTGCcggttaaagccagcggtggggtgcagggtggtaGGCTGCcggttaaagccagcggtggggtgcagggtggtctgctgccggttaaagccagcggtgggatgcagggtggtctgctgccggttaaagccagcggtggggtgcagggtggtctgctgccggttaaagccagcggtggggtgcagggtggtcCGCTGCCGGTTAAAACCAACTGAAGGGAACGAACCGTGTGATTAAAGGGACCAATCAGACCAACAGATGCCGGGACACTCAGGTGTCCTGAAAGACTTCGGACTAGACGTCACATCCCTGCAAGTTATTAAAAGGCCGTACAATTTCAATTCCACATAACTGCGTTTTCATCGACTTTAACAAatcaaaaatcacattttatttggtcGTATACACatagatgttattgcaggtgtttTCTAAGCTCTAACATCTAACAATACCCACAAAGCTGTGGGAAAGTTGATATGATTCAGTTTGCTGCCGTGACGACTGGTCTCCGTGACGACTGGTCTCCCGTCTCCAGCGATCAGAAGGTAAAATAAATCTAAAGTCgtttacactgagtggacaaaacattaggaacaccttaagTCATTAACGTTGGGAGTTCTACCCCccttctgccctcagaacagcctcaattcgtcgggacacggactctacaaagtgttgaaagcgttccacagggatgctggtccaaagcttcccacagttgtatctgGGTGTCCGTCGGGCGGCCGGGTCCGTCACAGCCAATGGAggtgagggtgctgcagcacccctgaaaaatctgtttttttttccCCCGCCACAAAAAGGTTGCATAGTAAACGTAAATGACCTTGAAAAACTGTAAAAGGAAAGTCAACTCCACTTGAGACCCAGTtagcagacagacagcatgttTCGTGAAACTTTATTCTCATATAAAACCCATAAATACAGTGTCTGCAAGTGACATCAGGAGCGTGCACACAATTACAGCCAGGCGTGCGCACGTAGAGCTGCTGCAGTACAGTAGAAGATGGCAGTCTAGTAAATATACATCTATATCTGGTATAACTATATCTACGGCCAGGCCAGGACCGATCACtgaaacattctctctctctgggacgTCAGAAACGGCTGCATCGTCGCCACGGAGATCAGGCAGAacgggaaggaggggggaggggaacaggaaggaggagggaggggaacaggaaggaggagggaggggaacgggaaggaggagggaggggaacgggaaggaggagggaggagaacaggaaggaggagggaggggaacaggaaggaggagggaggggaccaggaaggaggaaggaggggaacaggaaggaggaaggaggggaacaggaaggaggaaggaggggaacAGGAAGGGTGACATCCAGCAGATAAAACGTGTGCTGATATGATAAAGCGTCTCTTTCAGGTAGAACACAAAGCTGCATCTACGTAGAGCGGACGTGTCTATgctgtgtgtttctatgtggaCGTGTCTACGCTGTGTGATTCTACGTAGACGTGTCTATGCTGTGTGTTTCCTACGTGGGCGTGTCTACGCGGGCGGCGTCTTGAAGGCGCCCCAGCCGTGGAAGCATCGTGTGAAGCAGTGGGGTTCGTTCCCCTTCCTGACCAGACGCAGCTTCCTGGGCGTCTCCGACTCCTTAGAACGTATGTGTTGGATgtacacctggaggagagacagaaaaaccATTATAtcaccacctggaggagagacagaaccacctggaggagagacagaaccacctggaggagagacagaaaaaccATTATAGTCACCACCTGGAGGGAGACagaaccacctggaggagagacagaaaaaccATTATACAacacacctggaggagagacagaacaaccaTTACAttaccacctggaggagagacaaaaccacctggaggagagacagaaccacctggagaagagacagaaccacctggaggagagacagaaccacctggaggagagacagaaaaaccATTATAtcaccacctggaggagagacagaaccacctggaggagagacagaaaaaccATTATAacaccacctggaggagagacagaaccacctggaggagagacagaacaaccaTTACAttaccacctggaggagagacaaaaccacctggaggagagacagaaccagaaccacctggaggagagacagaaccacctggaggagagacagaaccacctggaggagagacagaacaaccaTTACAttaccacctggaggagagacaaaaccacctggaggagagacagaaccagaaccacctggaggagagacagaaccacctggaggagagacagaaccacctgGAAGGACagaaccacctggaggagagacagaaaaaccATTATAtcaccacctggaggagagacagaaccacctggaggagaggacagaaaaaCCATTATAAcaccacctggagagagacagaaccacctggaggagagacagaacaaccaTTACATTacccacctggaggagagacaaaaccacctggaggagagacagaaccagaaccacctggaggagagacagaaccacctggaggagagacagaaccacctgaggagagacagaacaaccaTTACATTACCACCTGAGGAGATACAaaaccacctggaggagagacagaaccagaaccacctgaggagagacagaaccacctgGAGAGAGGACAGAACCACCTGgatgagagacagaaaaaaaccATTATATCACCacctggaggagaggacagaaccacctggagagagacagaaaaaccatTATAttaccacctggaggagagacagaacaaccattatattacacctggaggagagacagaacacctggaggaggacagaaccacctggaggagagacagaaccacctggaggagggagagacagaacaacCATTATATTACCacctgagagagacagaaccGCCTGGAGAGAAGACAGAAccgcctggaggagagacagaaccgcctggaggagagacagaaccgcctggaggagagacgaaccgcctggaggagagacagaaccgcctggagagagacagaaccacctggaggagagatagaACCATCATTATAttaccacctggaggagagacagaaccacctggaggagagacagacaaacCATTATAttaccacctggaggagagacagaaccacctggaggagagacagaaccgccgggaggagagacagaaccaccattatattaccacctggaggagagacagaaccacctggaagagagacagaacaaccaTTATAttaccacctggaggagagacagaaccaccattatattaccacctggaggagagacagaaccaccattATATTACcaacctggaggagagacagaaccacctgGAGGAGACAGAACAACCATTATAttaccacctggaggagagacagaaccacctggaggagagacagaaccacctggaggagagacagaaccgcctggaggagagacagaaccgcctggaggagagacagaaccgcctggaggagagacagaaccgcctggaggagagacagaaccgcctggaggagagacagaaccgcctggaggagagacagaaaccgcctggaggagagacagaaccgcctggaggagagacagaaccatCATTATAttaccacctggaggagagacagaaaaaccATTATAttaccacctggaggagagacagaaaaaccATTATAttaccacctggaggagagacagaaccgcctggaggagagacagaaccaccattATATTACcatctggaggagagacagaaccacctggaggagagacggAACAACCATTATAttaccacctggaggagagacagaaccgcctggaggagagacagaaccgcctggaggagagacagaaccgcctggaggagagacagaaccgcctggaggagagacagaaccgcctggaggagagacagaaccgcctggaggagagacagaaccgcctggaggagagacagaaccgcctggaggagagacagaaccgcctgaggagagacagaaccgcctggaggagagacagaacccgcctggaggagagacagaaccgcctggaggagagacagaaccgcctggaggagagacagaaccgccTGGAGGAAACAATATAATCTGACAGACTCTAGACACAGTAAAGATATAGTAAAACAATAGACTGACAGACTCTAGACACAGTAAAGATATAGTAAAACTATAGAAACAAATCATTACTGTTTGGGCGGGAGAGGGTCACATATCTCACCTGGCAGGCTTTGAGGCTGAGTTTAATTTCTACCTGACTGGTCTGAGTTCCCACCCACATGTacacctgacagagagagagacagaaaacactaTTAAAGGTGTAGGGTCCAGGTGTATATAGATAGACAGGTGTAGTGTCCAGGTGTATATAGATAGACAGGTGTAGTGTCCAGGTGTATATAGATAGACAGGTGTAGTGTCCAGGTGTATATAGATAGACAGGTGTAGTGTCCAGGTGTATATAGATAGACAGGTGTAGTGTCCAGGtgtatatagacagacaggtgtagtgtccaggtgtatatagacagacaggtgtagtgtccaggtgtatatagacagacaggtgtagTGTCCAGGTGTATATAGATAGACAGGTGTCGTGTCCAGGTGTATAGACAGCTCGTCCCACCTCTTGGCCGTTGTCCAGCAGCATGATGTCATCGTCGCCAGGTCATCCTGACAGAAGTCGGAGCATTTCTCCGACCACGGCGAAGTATCCCTTCTCATTGGAACAGCGGAACAGTCTGGCGTACTTCATGTAGTCAGCGTCCTCGTCGTACACCTTCTGACAGCCAATCCCCACCCAGAAGAAGTTCTCCGGCTCCTCCCCCTCGTTGATCACCTAGGAGACAGGAGCTCCGTGGTTACCAGTCAAACTGCCACGGTCAGAGGTTCCAACGGTTACCAGTCAAACTGCCAACGGTCAGAGGTTCCATGGTACCAGTCAAACTGCCACGGTCAGAGGTTCCATGGTAACCAGTCAAACTGCCACGGTCAGAGGTTCCATGGTAAACCAGTCAAACTGCCACGGTCAGAGGTTTCCATGGTAACCAGTCAAACTGCCACGGTCAGAGGTTCCATGGTAACCAGTCAAACTGCCACGGTCAGAGGTTCCATGGTAACCAGTCAAACTGCCAACGGTCAGAGGTTCCATGGTAACCAGTCAAACTGCCACGGTCAGAGGTTTCCATGTTAACCAGTCAAACTGCCACGGTCAGAGGTTCCATGGTAACCAGTCAAACTGCCAACGGTCAGAGGTTCCATGGTTACCAGTCAAACTGCCACGGTCAGAGGTTCCATGGTTACCATCAAACTGCCACGGTCAGAGGTTCCATGGTTACCAGTCAAACTGCCACGGTCAGAGGTTCCATGGTTACCAGTCAAACTGCACGGTCAGAGGTTCCATGGTTACCAGTCAAACTGCCACGGTCAGAGGTTCCATGGTTACCAGTCAAAACTGCCACGGTCAGAGGTTCCATGGTACCAGTCAAACTGCCACGGTCAGAGGTTCCATGGTTACCAGTCAAACTGCCacggtcgtcattgtaaataagaatgtgttcttaactggcctaattaaataaaggatcaattaattaattaattgattGAGGATGTTAGCTATACTTGTTTGCTGTaggtgagacagacaggcagctataacagacagacagacaggtataaagacagacagacctgttTGCTGTaggtataacagacagacaggtatcagacaggtataacagacagacaggtataaaGACAGACAGGTATAAAGACAGACGTACCTGTTTGCTGTAGGTATCATCAAACAGACAGTTCATGATGTCTTCAGCCAGTTTGGCCTCATCAGGGTCAGCAGCCCGGCCCACCCAGGTATAGACTATCCCCTGGTTGTCTGTACTCTCAAACGgcacctacatacacacacacacacacacacacgtcagtcaATACactattaacctgttggggtatagggggcagtattttcacggccggataaaaaccgtacccaatttaaactggttactactcttgcccagaaacgacaatatgcatagaaaacactctgaagtttctaaactgtttgaatggtgtctgagtataacagaactcatatggcaggcaaaaacctgagaagattccatacaggaagtgccctgtctgacaatttgttgtccttctgttgcatctctatcaaaaatacagcatctgtgctgtaacgtgacactttctaaggcttccattggctctctaaagcgttcagaaagtggaatgatgtgtctcctgtctctgggcaaagtacagcagcagagtttgtaagtggactgcctggggacagtgagacagatGCACGTTCACGAGActcctccatttttttctttcagcctttgaatgaatacaaacGTTGCCCggtttggaatattatcgctattttacgagaaaaatagcataaaaattgatttaaacagcatttgacttGCTTctagtacggtaatggaatattttttatttaatttgtcaCGAAATAAGTTTGCGCATTatccttcggatactgacctcaacgcaacgaacaaaactgaggtatttggatataactatggattatttggaaccaaaacaacatttgttgtttaagtagaagtcctgggagtgcattctgacgaagaacagcaaaggtaatccaatttttctaatagtaattctgagtttaggttgccccgaacttggcgggtggtctgaatagctcaccgtgatggccgggctatgtactcagaatattgcaaaatgtgcttagcCGAAAAgcctattttaaaatcggacaccggcgattgcataaaggagttctgtatctataattcattAAAATAAGTGTTATGGCACTTTTGTCAAcgttatcgtgagtaatttagtaaattcaccggaagtgtttcggtgggaatgctagtcacatgctagttacatgctaatgtaaaaagctggtttttgatataaatatgaacttgattgacaaaacatgcatgtattgtataacataatgtcctaggagtgtcatccgatgaagatcatcaaaggttagtgctgcatttagctgtggttttggtttttggtgacatttatgctagcttgaaaaaatgggtgtctgattatttctggctgggtactctgctgacataatctcatgtttttgctttcgctgtaaagcctttttgaatcggacaatgtggttagattaacgagagtcttgtctttaaaatggtgtaaaatagtcatattgtttgagaaattttaagttatagcatttttgaggtatttgaatatcgcgccacgcgattccactggctgttgactacggtggcccagagaggttaagcggCTGACATTTACACTCAATTAAAGTTCTGACAAGTTAAAGGTTTTAATCAGTGTGATATTTCCTGTGTTTTGAGGTCAGAAGGTCAGAGTGTCcctcaggtcagaggtcagtgcgtctcaggttaggggtcagaggtcagtgcGTCTCAGGTTAGGGGTCAGTGCGTCTCAGGTTAGGGGTCAGTGCGTCTCAGGTTAGGGGTCAGTGCGTCTCAGGTTAGGGGTCAGTGCGTCTCAGGTTAGGGGTCAGTGCGTCTCAGGTTAGGGGTCAGTGCGTCTCAGGTTAGGGGTCAGTGCGTCTCAGGTTAGGGGTCAGTGCGTctcaggttaggggtcagagcgtctcaggttaggggtcagaggtcagtgcGTCTCAGGTCAGGTCAGTGCATCTCAGGTCAGAGCGtctcaggtcagaggtcagtgtgtctcaggttaggggtcagaggtcagtgtatctcaggttaggggtcagaggtcagtgtGTCTCAGGTATATAACTGACCTTGAGGATGAAGCAGAACTCTGAGTTCAGGTTACTGGAGTCCGTTCCTATCTGGATCGTcctgggggggggagagagagacagagagagagagaggagagctccaGTTGGTTAACTCTTCCTCATTGAAAAACGTCTCCTCGTCACAGCCGTTCTAGAGTCATGTGACCTGGTACAGAGAGCGCTGCCATTGGTGCGTATGTGGTAGAGGGAGGGTACCTGGTACAGAGAGTGCTGCCATTGGTGCGTATGTGGTAGAGGGAGGAGGGTACCTGGTACAGAGAGCGCTGCCATTGGTGCGTATgtggtagagggaggaggggtacctggtacAGAGAGCGCTGCCATTGGTGCGTATGTGGTAGAGGGAGGGCTGAGCGGCATCGACCTTCTGTTTCCTCTTCCCTTTATGAACGATGAACTTCCTCTTGAAGTGAGACAGGAACTTGAGATTCTCCTGCTGCTGGGTCATACGGACCACCTACagaggacaaaacattaggaacaccgagaggacaaaacattaggaacacctacagaggacaaaacattaggaacacctacagaggacaaaacattaggaacacctacacgggacaaaacattaggaacaccgacaggggacaaaacattaggaacaccgacaggggacaaaacattaggaacaccgacaggggacaaaacattaggaacctcTGGTTTCCCAGGGAAGAGGGATGTCTAGtcctgctgtgtgtctctgtgtgtgtgtgtgtgtgtgtgtgtgtgtgtgtgtgtgtgtgtacacacctcCAGTTTCCCGGGGAAGAGACTCTCAAACTTCTTCTGCAGAGAGAAGGTGAAGGTGAGCCAGCCCATGTTAGAGGCCTGCCTGCCCTGCCAGAAATACACAACACACTGGAAgtcttcctccactctctcctcctcctcttcctctcctccgtgGTGGCCGtgtctctccttcttctccttgtcCTCATCGTCGTATTCTACTGGCACCcagtacctacacacacacacacacaccacttcattCAGTCCATAGTATGTCCGCATTCTTCCTACAGTCCTgagacagacccacagtcctCCTACAGTCCAgagacagacccacagtcctCCTACAGTCCTgagacagacccacagtcctCCTAGTCCTgagacagacccacagtcctCCTACAGTCCTgagacagacccacagtcctCCTACAGTCCTGAGACAGACCCGCAGTCCTCCTACAGTCCTGAGACAGACCCGCAGTCCTCCTACAGTCCTGAGACAGACCCGCAGTCCTCCTACAGTCCTGAGACAGACCCGCAGTCCTCCTACAGTCCTCCTACAGTCCTGAGACAGACCCGCAGTCCTCCTACAGTCCTgagacagacccacagtcctCCTACAGTCCTgagacagacccacagtcctgtgtgtgtctctctgtgtgtctctgtgtgtgtggtgtgttgtgttgtgtgtgtgtgtgtgtgtctctgtctgtctctgtctgtgtgtgtgtgtgtgtgtgtgtgtacctgcagagGAAGACGTAACAGTCCTGTGTGTGGAAGTGTCCAAACTCCTCCTCTGGCAGACGAGCAAACTTCTTCCCCTCCAACACAAATCCCTCCATTCCATCCAGATCCTCATTCCACTCCTCCATCATCTGCTCTgcctggagagaggagggggagagaggaggagagaggaggggggagggagaggaggaggagagagggagagggaaaggaggagagaggaggggggagggagaggaggaggagagagggagagggaaaggaggagagagggggaggaggaggagagagggagagggaaaggaggagagagggggagaggagcgggagagggagagagaggagggaggaggaggagagagagggagggagggggaagaggagggagaggaggaggggggggagggagggagagagaagtgttTACCTCAGTGAGGGCCATGGGGGGTTGTCTGGGGAGGAAGAGAGCTGTTTACCTCAGTGAGGACCATGGGGGGTTGTCTGGGGAGGAAGAGAGCTGTTTACCTCAGTGAGGGCCATGGGGGGTTGTCTGGGTTAGGAAGAGAGCTGTTTACCTCAGTGAGGACCATGGGGGGTTGTCTGGGGGAGGAAGAGAGCTGTTTACCTCAGTGAGGACCATGGGGGGTTGTCTGGGTTAGGAAGAGAGCTGTTTACCTCAGTGAGGACCATGGGGGGTTGTCTGGGTTAGGAAGAGAGCTGTTTACCTCAGTGAGGACCATGGGGGGTTGTCTGGGTTAGGAAGAGAGCTGTTTACCTCAGTGAGGACCAGGGGGTTGTCTGGGGAGGAAGAGAGCTGTTTTACCTCAGTGAGGACCATGGGGGGTTGTCTGGGGAGGAAGAGAGCTGTTTACCTCAGTGAGGAACATGGGGGGGTTGTCTGGGGGGAAGAGAGCTGTTACCTCAGTGAGGACCATG
This genomic interval from Salmo trutta unplaced genomic scaffold, fSalTru1.1, whole genome shotgun sequence contains the following:
- the LOC115190465 gene encoding protein flightless-1 homolog; translation: MLLDNGQEVYMWVGTQTSQVEIKLSLKACQVYIQHIRSKESETPRKLRLVRKGNEPHCFTRCFHGWGAFKTPPA
- the LOC115190464 gene encoding protein flightless-1 homolog, whose amino-acid sequence is MALTEAEQMMEEWNEDLDGMEGFVLEGKKFARLPEEEFGHFHTQDCYVFLCRYWVPVEYDDEDKEKKERHGHHGGEEEEEERVEEDFQCVVYFWQGRQASNMGWLTFTFSLQKKFESLFPGKLEVVRMTQQQENLKFLSHFKRKFIVHKGKRKQKVDAAQPSLYHIRTNGSALCTRTIQIGTDSSNLNSEFCFILKVPFESTDNQGIVYTWVGRAADPDEAKLAEDIMNCLFDDTYSKQVINEGEEPENFFWVGIGCQKVYDEDADYMKYARLFRCSNEKGYFAVVGEMLRLLSG